The genome window AGCAACCTTTGAAAAAGGAAAAACCAATATGATTATAGGAGCCAGTGGTTCTGGTAAATCTGTTTTTCTTAAAAATATGCTCGGCCTTTTTGAACCAGACGCAGGTGAGATTATTTATGATGGCGAGCCGCTTCATGAAATGGAAATAGAACGCAAAAGTGAATTGCGTAAGGAAATGGGTATGCTCTTTCAACACAGTGCCCTTTTTGATTCCATGACCGTAGAGGAGAATGTGATGTTCCCATTGCGCATGTTTACCAAAATGAGGCTTCATGAACGACGGGAAAGAGCAAACGAAATCCTAGATCGAGTAAACCTGGTAGATCTAAATAAGAAAATGCCTAGCGAGATTTCTGGCGGGCAACAAAAACGCGTTGCTCTTGCGAGAGCGGTAGTGAACAACCCTAGATTTCTTTTTTGTGACGAACCCAATTCTGGTCTTGACCCAAATACGGCTACCATAATCGATAAAATGGTCCAAGAAATCACCCATGAACGTAAAATTACTACGGTAATTATCTCTCATGACATGAACTCGGTAATGGAGATAGGAGAAACCATTATATTCCTAAAAGACGGCAAGCTGGCGTGGAAAGGAACCAATGAAGAGATTTTTAGAACTGATAACAAAGCGGTAACAGAATTTGTGTATAGTTCTAATTTGTTTAAAAAAGTACGTATCGCTCAGAATGAAGGCTTTTAAGTCTTATCACTTATTCTTAAATTATTTTTGTTAATTATTCCATAACTAGATTTT of Nonlabens sp. Ci31 contains these proteins:
- a CDS encoding ABC transporter ATP-binding protein, producing MIQVNDLRKSFGGEEVLKGITATFEKGKTNMIIGASGSGKSVFLKNMLGLFEPDAGEIIYDGEPLHEMEIERKSELRKEMGMLFQHSALFDSMTVEENVMFPLRMFTKMRLHERRERANEILDRVNLVDLNKKMPSEISGGQQKRVALARAVVNNPRFLFCDEPNSGLDPNTATIIDKMVQEITHERKITTVIISHDMNSVMEIGETIIFLKDGKLAWKGTNEEIFRTDNKAVTEFVYSSNLFKKVRIAQNEGF